TACAACTGTGTGGGCAGGGGGTCCAACCGTGCCAGCACTGACGGCAACGTGCCGTTGCTGACGAGGATCGTGCTCATGCCCTTTTCGTGACATTCCTGGATGAGCTGTCCGAGTTTCGGATAGAACGTGGGCTCCCCCGTGAGCGATATGGCCACGTGCCGCGGCTCAGAAGCCTCCGTCCATTCCTCAATGCTGCAGCGGCTGTCACCCTTGAATCCCGAAACCAACCCCGTCTGTGCGTTCAGGCTCTCCTCCAGTATAAACGCCGGATCGTCCACGTGGTCGAACTTCGGCTTTGAGAAGTTCTGGGCTCTCCAGCAGAACAGGCAGTTCATGTTGCACTGGTCCGCCGTGGGCGTCATCTGAAGACATCGATGGCAGTCGATCCCATAGAACACCTCCTTGTAGCACGGTCTTTTTCTGATGAGCTTCTCTCTCAGCCAGTGGCATAGTTTCACGGCGGAATGGCTGCCGACGATCCTGTAGCCCTGTCTCTCGAGCAAGCGACGCTTTTCGGGGTCCACTGACATCTCATCGTTGCGGACCGATAAACACTTTTGCACCTAGAACTGACTCAGGTCCTTCTGACCGGGCTCCTTGTCCAGCTCGAAGTCCTCGATCTCCTTGATCTCGACAGAGTCTCCCTCTCTGATCCTCTTCGCCTGCTCGACGGTCTGCTTCACCGCGGTAGAATCCTCCTTCTCTCCGAGAAGGAATGCAACCTCCCTCTCAACGAGTTCCATCCTGGCGGTCGTTGAGACCCTGAACTCGAAATCGTTGAGGAATATGTGCG
This is a stretch of genomic DNA from Candidatus Thermoplasmatota archaeon. It encodes these proteins:
- the twy1 gene encoding 4-demethylwyosine synthase TYW1 — translated: MDPEKRRLLERQGYRIVGSHSAVKLCHWLREKLIRKRPCYKEVFYGIDCHRCLQMTPTADQCNMNCLFCWRAQNFSKPKFDHVDDPAFILEESLNAQTGLVSGFKGDSRCSIEEWTEASEPRHVAISLTGEPTFYPKLGQLIQECHEKGMSTILVSNGTLPSVLARLDPLPTQLYITVAAPTPDIYNKLCSPISEDSWERLLESLAVMKDLNTRRVVRLTLVDGWNMTHVDAYSELISRAEPDFVEAKGYVFVGGSRNRMKWSNMPSHDGVREFSRTLSSHLGYPILDERKESRVVLLESGNKDRRMASPVRL